The Metabacillus litoralis genome contains a region encoding:
- a CDS encoding Gfo/Idh/MocA family protein gives MVKVGIIGTGWFSGVHAKILSNMQGVKIKAICGTSKEKAEKFASSYGDVNSYGNIAEMLDSDKLDAVYVCVPPFAHGEIELELLTREIPFLVEKPLSVDLEVPTKVITKLNEKSIITSVGYHFRYKDSVSYLKNELKNCTLGMATGEWMGSMPTVPWWRNQQTSGGQFIEQTTHLVDLLRYTIGEVEEVYASYASRSLSTQYEGVTVADVGTVAIKFSSGVIANLSNTCLLPEGDSMVGLDYYTNKGILRLGFNGLEISKKGETSSVKEVVNPYEKENEAFIHAVRTGDPSLILSDYRDAYKTQEVAVAAQVSAEKGLPVKLTK, from the coding sequence ATGGTTAAGGTAGGGATCATTGGAACTGGTTGGTTTAGTGGAGTGCATGCAAAAATCTTAAGTAACATGCAAGGGGTAAAAATTAAAGCTATTTGTGGAACTAGTAAAGAAAAGGCTGAGAAATTTGCTTCTTCTTATGGAGATGTAAATTCTTATGGAAATATAGCAGAAATGCTTGATAGCGATAAGCTTGATGCTGTTTATGTGTGTGTTCCGCCATTTGCGCACGGTGAAATTGAACTAGAATTACTAACTAGAGAGATTCCTTTTTTAGTAGAAAAGCCTTTAAGTGTTGATTTAGAGGTTCCAACAAAAGTAATAACAAAGCTTAATGAAAAGTCGATTATTACATCGGTGGGCTACCATTTTCGCTACAAAGACTCTGTTAGTTACTTAAAAAATGAGCTTAAAAACTGTACTCTTGGAATGGCAACTGGTGAATGGATGGGGTCAATGCCAACTGTACCATGGTGGCGAAATCAACAAACCTCGGGAGGACAGTTTATTGAACAAACAACCCATCTGGTTGACCTGCTTCGCTATACAATTGGAGAGGTAGAGGAAGTCTATGCCTCCTATGCTAGTAGATCTCTTTCCACTCAATATGAGGGTGTTACTGTAGCTGATGTTGGAACTGTTGCAATCAAATTTAGCAGTGGGGTCATAGCAAACCTTTCTAATACATGTCTATTACCTGAAGGAGACTCGATGGTTGGTCTTGACTATTACACGAACAAGGGAATTTTGCGTTTAGGGTTCAATGGATTAGAGATATCGAAAAAAGGTGAAACATCGTCCGTAAAAGAGGTCGTCAATCCATATGAAAAAGAAAACGAAGCATTTATACATGCTGTTCGAACCGGTGATCCATCACTAATATTATCAGATTACAGAGATGCATATAAAACACAAGAAGTGGCTGTTGCTGCTCAAGTATCAGCTGAAAAGGGTCTACCAGTGAAGTTAACTAAATAA
- a CDS encoding TetR/AcrR family transcriptional regulator, with translation MPKQTFYHLPKEKKDTLIHSAKKEFSRVPLHEASIANIIKSAGIPRGSFYQYFDDKEDLYFYLLDEFTQNTNRRVMTILRRKQGDLTETLIDLFQHIVQSQHNQDNKAFFKNVFLNMNYKIENTLARSMYEKSQKSHYLSFLKLVKIDHLNIKCEQELIDMIEIMVSVTIHNLVRVFVLNLSEEEALTKYINQIELLKKGFQKE, from the coding sequence ATGCCAAAACAAACGTTTTATCACTTACCCAAAGAGAAGAAGGATACATTAATACACTCCGCAAAAAAAGAATTCTCACGGGTACCCCTTCATGAGGCATCAATTGCCAATATTATAAAAAGTGCAGGGATACCAAGGGGAAGTTTTTATCAATATTTTGATGATAAAGAGGATTTGTACTTTTATTTGTTAGATGAATTTACACAAAACACGAATAGAAGAGTAATGACCATTTTAAGAAGAAAACAGGGTGATTTGACAGAGACCTTGATTGATCTTTTTCAACATATTGTCCAGAGCCAGCATAATCAGGATAATAAAGCTTTTTTTAAAAATGTATTTTTAAATATGAATTATAAAATTGAAAATACGTTGGCTAGAAGTATGTATGAAAAAAGTCAAAAATCTCATTACCTAAGTTTCCTAAAATTAGTGAAAATAGATCATTTGAACATTAAATGTGAACAAGAATTGATTGATATGATTGAAATAATGGTCTCAGTGACAATTCATAATTTAGTTCGTGTGTTCGTTCTAAACTTATCTGAAGAAGAAGCTCTAACCAAATATATTAATCAAATCGAATTACTTAAAAAGGGATTTCAAAAGGAGTAA